Proteins encoded by one window of Vicinamibacterales bacterium:
- a CDS encoding alpha/beta hydrolase, whose protein sequence is MRAIIAAVFCAVAFAPITQTGIEFGKPNGHALLLDAHVPDGPGPFPAAILVHGGGFDGGSRATNMAPTFQPLADAGFAWFSIDYRMAPEFRFAEAKDDVDAAIRWLRANAAAYHVDPKRIVLAGESAGGFLVNYAGTHETPETTVAAVVDIYGPVDYEKIARQRQAYPNRFNMTSISGHMKNGGSIAFLGAEGYDEAGFAKLKAVSPIYAVHRGMPPFLAIHGTRDDQVPYEQSTMMCAAMRAVGARCDIITVEAGGHGMGTWKDADQQHYKAEMIAWLKDTLAASDRR, encoded by the coding sequence ATGCGAGCCATCATCGCTGCCGTGTTCTGCGCCGTCGCATTCGCGCCGATCACGCAGACGGGAATCGAGTTCGGAAAGCCGAACGGTCACGCGCTGCTGCTGGACGCCCATGTGCCGGATGGCCCGGGTCCGTTCCCCGCGGCCATCCTCGTCCACGGTGGCGGCTTCGATGGCGGCAGCCGCGCCACCAACATGGCGCCGACGTTCCAGCCGCTCGCCGACGCCGGGTTCGCCTGGTTCAGCATCGACTACCGGATGGCGCCGGAATTCCGCTTCGCCGAGGCGAAGGACGACGTCGACGCCGCGATCCGCTGGCTACGGGCGAATGCCGCCGCCTACCACGTCGATCCGAAGCGGATCGTGCTGGCCGGTGAGTCCGCCGGCGGTTTCCTGGTCAACTACGCCGGCACGCATGAAACGCCCGAGACGACCGTCGCTGCGGTCGTCGACATCTATGGTCCGGTCGACTACGAGAAGATCGCGCGCCAGCGTCAGGCCTATCCGAACCGCTTCAACATGACGTCGATCAGCGGGCACATGAAGAACGGCGGCAGCATCGCCTTCCTCGGCGCCGAAGGCTATGACGAGGCGGGATTCGCGAAACTCAAGGCCGTGTCGCCGATCTACGCCGTCCACCGCGGCATGCCGCCGTTTCTCGCCATCCACGGGACGCGCGACGATCAGGTCCCCTACGAGCAATCGACGATGATGTGCGCGGCGATGCGCGCGGTCGGCGCGCGCTGCGACATCATCACCGTCGAAGCCGGCGGCCACGGCATGGGCACCTGGAAGGATGCCGACCAGCAGCACTACAAGGCCGAGATGATTGCATGGCTGAAGGACACGCTCGCCGCGTCGGATCGCCGATGA
- a CDS encoding amidohydrolase family protein, with protein sequence MHYRYARLGAAVFILAAIVALPGSAARLGGQAAATGVVAIRNATLLTVSHGTIAAGTIVLQNGKIAAIGSAVSIPAGAEVIDGSGKFVSPGLIDAHSHIANDDINEGGTSVSSMVGMGDVLDPTDIDIYRDLAGGTTTANILHGSANAIGGKTLVIKLRWGKTRPEDIVFDGALPGIKFALGENVTRKRGQAATPPERFPSTRQGVDYVMRDAFTRAKAYKRAWDDYNAAKAKGQDPLPPKKDLQLDPLVEVLEGKRLVHCHSYRADEILMMIRVADEMGFKVATFQHVLEGYKVAKEIAAHGAGASTFSDWWGYKIEAEDAIPYNAAIMTRKGVLVSINSDDAEQARRLNNEAAKTVRYGGLTDDEALATVTINPAKQLRIDSRVGSLDVGKDADVVIWNHHPLSTEAIVDRAFIDGVVYYDRVKDLDRVAAIEKEKGVTRTVAPPANGTGNGAAAPAATAQPFVPEEILQIPKTNANGPAWAITNARIVTVSGAVIPRGTIVIKGNRIDAVGESVTPPAGAKIVDAAGANVYPGFVDAGTDVGLNEPGPRNYDDVSEIGDWNQALRTERAFQMDSDSVPIDRVEGITTVAVTPGGGVISGSLPVMDLDGWTWEEGRVRQSAGLVMTYPGGGGGGGGRGGGGGGRGGGPTGGPTPTEQIAKLTALLERAAAYAKAPAGHPIDLSLEPFLPILNRSQAFIVSAGTEQSIRDAVTWAEKQHVRVVIRSGADVQRVAGFLKEHDVPVILTSVLALPPREDEFHAYPYQAAGVLAKAGVRFAFSSGGFQFSRDVPFQAARSVAWGLDHDTAIRAITLDAARILGVNGLVGSIEPGKLANLVVMKGDALEIRSQIQHVVIAGRDVPLESKHTELYKRFMARE encoded by the coding sequence GTGCACTACCGATACGCCCGACTGGGCGCCGCTGTTTTCATACTTGCCGCCATCGTGGCGCTGCCCGGCTCGGCAGCGCGCCTCGGCGGCCAGGCCGCCGCCACCGGCGTCGTCGCCATCCGCAACGCGACGCTGCTGACCGTCAGTCACGGCACCATCGCGGCGGGCACGATCGTCTTGCAGAACGGTAAGATCGCCGCGATCGGCAGCGCCGTCAGCATCCCGGCGGGCGCCGAGGTGATCGACGGCAGCGGCAAGTTCGTCTCGCCGGGGCTCATCGACGCCCACTCGCACATCGCCAACGACGACATCAACGAGGGGGGCACGTCCGTCAGCTCGATGGTCGGCATGGGCGACGTGCTCGACCCCACCGACATCGACATCTACCGCGACCTCGCCGGCGGTACGACGACCGCCAACATCCTGCACGGCAGTGCCAACGCGATTGGCGGCAAGACGCTGGTGATCAAGCTGCGCTGGGGCAAGACGCGTCCCGAGGACATCGTCTTCGACGGGGCGCTGCCGGGGATCAAGTTCGCGCTCGGCGAGAACGTCACCCGCAAACGCGGCCAGGCGGCGACGCCGCCCGAACGCTTTCCCAGCACGCGCCAGGGCGTCGACTACGTGATGCGCGACGCCTTCACACGCGCCAAGGCTTACAAAAGGGCCTGGGACGACTACAACGCGGCGAAGGCGAAAGGGCAGGATCCGCTGCCGCCCAAGAAGGACTTGCAGCTCGATCCGCTCGTCGAGGTGCTCGAGGGCAAACGGCTCGTGCACTGCCACTCGTACCGCGCCGACGAAATCCTGATGATGATCCGCGTCGCCGACGAGATGGGCTTCAAGGTCGCCACCTTCCAGCACGTCCTCGAAGGCTACAAGGTGGCCAAGGAAATCGCCGCGCACGGCGCCGGCGCCTCGACCTTCTCCGACTGGTGGGGCTACAAGATCGAGGCGGAAGACGCGATCCCCTACAACGCCGCGATCATGACGCGCAAGGGGGTGCTCGTCTCGATCAATTCCGACGACGCCGAGCAGGCGCGACGGCTGAACAACGAGGCGGCAAAGACGGTCCGTTACGGCGGCCTCACCGACGACGAGGCGCTGGCGACGGTGACGATCAACCCGGCGAAGCAGCTGCGCATCGACAGCCGCGTCGGCTCGCTCGACGTCGGCAAGGACGCCGACGTCGTCATCTGGAACCACCATCCGCTCAGCACCGAGGCGATCGTCGACCGTGCCTTCATCGATGGCGTCGTCTACTACGACCGTGTCAAGGATCTCGACCGCGTCGCCGCGATCGAGAAGGAGAAGGGCGTCACGCGCACGGTCGCGCCACCGGCTAACGGCACTGGCAACGGCGCCGCGGCGCCCGCGGCGACGGCACAGCCGTTCGTGCCCGAAGAGATCCTTCAGATCCCCAAGACCAACGCCAACGGTCCGGCGTGGGCGATCACCAACGCGCGCATCGTCACGGTGTCGGGCGCGGTGATTCCGCGCGGCACCATCGTGATCAAGGGCAACCGCATCGACGCGGTCGGCGAGAGCGTCACGCCTCCGGCCGGCGCGAAGATCGTCGACGCGGCGGGCGCGAACGTCTATCCCGGCTTCGTCGACGCGGGGACCGACGTCGGGCTCAACGAGCCCGGACCGCGCAACTATGACGACGTGAGCGAAATCGGCGACTGGAACCAGGCGCTCAGGACCGAGCGCGCGTTCCAGATGGACAGCGATTCGGTGCCCATCGACCGGGTCGAGGGGATCACGACGGTTGCCGTGACACCGGGCGGCGGTGTGATCAGCGGCTCGCTGCCGGTGATGGATCTCGACGGGTGGACGTGGGAGGAGGGCCGCGTGCGCCAGAGCGCCGGTCTTGTCATGACGTATCCCGGCGGCGGCGGCGGCGGCGGTGGCCGCGGCGGGGGTGGTGGCGGCCGCGGCGGCGGGCCGACCGGCGGGCCGACCCCGACCGAGCAGATCGCGAAGCTGACGGCGCTCCTCGAACGGGCCGCGGCGTATGCCAAGGCGCCGGCCGGGCACCCCATCGATCTGTCACTCGAGCCGTTCCTCCCCATTCTGAATCGCAGCCAGGCGTTCATCGTCAGCGCCGGCACCGAGCAGTCGATTCGCGACGCGGTGACCTGGGCCGAGAAGCAGCACGTGCGAGTCGTCATCCGCAGCGGCGCTGACGTGCAGCGGGTCGCCGGGTTCCTCAAGGAGCACGATGTGCCGGTGATTCTCACCAGCGTGCTGGCGCTGCCTCCGCGCGAAGACGAATTCCACGCCTATCCGTACCAGGCGGCAGGCGTCCTCGCGAAAGCCGGCGTCCGGTTCGCGTTTTCAAGCGGCGGCTTCCAGTTTTCGCGCGACGTGCCGTTCCAGGCCGCGCGGTCGGTGGCGTGGGGCCTCGATCACGACACGGCAATCCGCGCGATCACGCTCGACGCCGCGCGCATCCTCGGCGTCAACGGCCTGGTTGGCAGCATCGAGCCGGGCAAGCTGGCCAATCTCGTCGTGATGAAGGGGGACGCGCTGGAGATTCGTTCGCAGATCCAGCACGTCGTCATCGCCGGCCGGGACGTGCCGCTCGAGAGCAAGCACACGGAACTCTACAAGCGCTTCATGGCGAGGGAGTAG
- a CDS encoding Xaa-Pro peptidase family protein yields the protein MCRRLPRRLVAAALMAAGLMASPAAQPVFRGDEIFPADEYAARRAKLMAEIGDGAALVLGTPGPPGEMPFRQNSQFFYLTGVAEPRARLVIDGRTKRTTVYLQPKNDRRDNSMYGPALAPGLDTAQALGVDAAVPEGDFSAAVASLAGEHRTIYTPFAAEVLGSQSQGDPTRFWSANKADPWDGRDSRESAFVAKLKTSAPQSEVRNLDPILNALRAIKSPREIAVIREATRIAGDAIVAAMRNARPGLHEYELQADAEYVYKKAGALGAAYFALIATGKNTYYTHYNRNTAVLQDSDLVQFDYAPDYKYYQSDVTRVFPANGTFTPRQREMYGIYLRLYQAVLTSIRVHEKPIDAIHAAVLKMDGIMASYHFTDDRIRTAAANMVESFRSRKDANSLGHNVGLEVHDPGGLQAPTFEPGRVFTIEPQMRIEDEHLGIRLEDMILITDSGYENLSASVPIEIADIEQTMTRRAPRSE from the coding sequence GTGTGCCGACGTCTGCCGCGACGGCTCGTCGCGGCAGCGCTCATGGCAGCCGGGTTGATGGCGTCGCCGGCCGCGCAGCCGGTGTTTCGCGGTGACGAGATCTTCCCGGCCGACGAGTACGCCGCCCGGCGGGCGAAGCTGATGGCCGAGATCGGGGACGGCGCCGCGCTCGTACTCGGGACGCCCGGGCCTCCTGGAGAGATGCCGTTTCGGCAGAACAGCCAGTTCTTCTACCTGACCGGTGTCGCCGAGCCCCGCGCCCGCCTCGTGATCGACGGCCGCACGAAACGGACGACCGTCTACCTGCAGCCGAAGAACGATCGGCGCGACAACAGCATGTACGGTCCCGCCTTGGCGCCGGGTCTCGATACGGCGCAGGCGCTGGGCGTCGACGCCGCCGTACCGGAGGGGGACTTCAGCGCCGCCGTCGCGAGTCTGGCGGGCGAGCATCGCACGATCTACACGCCGTTTGCCGCCGAAGTACTCGGCAGCCAGTCGCAGGGCGATCCGACGCGGTTCTGGTCAGCCAACAAGGCGGACCCGTGGGACGGGCGCGACTCCCGCGAGTCGGCCTTCGTCGCGAAGCTGAAGACTTCCGCCCCGCAGTCAGAGGTCAGGAATCTCGATCCCATCCTGAACGCACTGCGCGCGATCAAGAGCCCGCGCGAAATCGCGGTGATTCGCGAAGCCACGCGGATCGCCGGCGACGCGATCGTCGCCGCGATGCGCAATGCGCGGCCGGGGCTGCACGAATACGAACTGCAGGCCGATGCCGAGTACGTCTACAAGAAAGCGGGCGCGCTCGGCGCCGCCTACTTCGCGCTGATCGCGACCGGCAAGAACACCTACTACACCCACTACAACCGCAATACCGCAGTCCTGCAGGACAGTGACCTGGTCCAGTTCGATTACGCGCCCGACTACAAGTACTACCAATCGGACGTCACGCGCGTGTTCCCGGCGAACGGCACATTCACGCCGCGCCAGCGTGAGATGTACGGCATCTACCTGCGGCTCTATCAGGCGGTGCTGACGTCGATCAGGGTCCACGAGAAGCCGATTGACGCGATTCACGCGGCCGTACTGAAGATGGACGGCATCATGGCGTCGTATCACTTTACGGACGATCGCATCCGGACCGCGGCCGCGAACATGGTCGAGAGCTTTCGCAGCCGGAAGGACGCCAACAGCCTGGGCCACAACGTCGGGCTCGAGGTGCACGATCCGGGCGGCCTCCAGGCGCCGACCTTCGAGCCCGGACGCGTCTTCACGATCGAGCCGCAGATGCGCATCGAGGACGAGCACCTCGGCATCCGCCTCGAGGACATGATTCTCATCACCGACAGCGGCTACGAAAACCTGTCGGCGTCCGTGCCGATCGAAATCGCCGACATCGAACAGACGATGACGCGGCGCGCGCCGCGCAGCGAGTGA
- a CDS encoding SGNH/GDSL hydrolase family protein, which translates to MKACLAAAVAVALVLPERPLAGAAAGERWIGTWFAASTARVDAPAATGAPPATSGQSLLRVSDQTLRQIVHITHGGARLRVVFTNTFGTAGLRIGAASVARRDHDAAIVAASARPLTFDGVAQATIPAGAVLLSDPVNLEAPDFSDLAIDLFLPGDTGAMASPATTHPASWQTSYVSAPGNFAGRATMPVEATTTYRRADGLQSATWFFLTRVEVAAPADAGVIVALGDSITDGTASGLDANHRWPDYLARRLTAAGARVAVLNAGIGGNRLLNEGNGPSALARFDRDVIAQPGVTAVIVLEGINDIGQARQSPSPAAADLIAAHQQIIARAHAHGLRVYGATLTPFEGAAYWTPEGEAKRRQLNEWIRGGQGYDAVFDFDAAVHDPAQPTKTLLRFDAGDHLHLNAAGYEAVAGTIDLAVFASRPVSVR; encoded by the coding sequence ATGAAGGCGTGTCTCGCCGCCGCGGTGGCGGTGGCGCTGGTGTTGCCCGAGCGACCGCTGGCGGGCGCCGCAGCCGGCGAGCGCTGGATTGGCACATGGTTCGCGGCGTCGACCGCCCGCGTCGACGCGCCGGCCGCGACGGGCGCCCCCCCGGCGACCAGCGGGCAGTCGCTCTTGCGGGTGAGCGATCAAACGCTGCGTCAAATCGTCCACATCACGCACGGCGGCGCTCGGCTGCGCGTCGTCTTCACCAACACGTTCGGGACAGCCGGTCTGCGCATCGGCGCCGCGAGCGTCGCCCGCCGCGACCACGACGCGGCGATCGTTGCGGCATCGGCTCGGCCGCTCACGTTCGACGGCGTCGCGCAGGCCACGATCCCGGCAGGCGCTGTCCTGCTCAGCGATCCGGTGAATCTCGAGGCCCCGGATTTCTCCGACCTCGCCATCGATCTCTTTCTTCCCGGCGACACCGGGGCGATGGCGTCGCCGGCCACGACCCATCCTGCATCGTGGCAGACCAGCTATGTCTCGGCGCCCGGCAATTTCGCCGGCCGGGCGACCATGCCTGTCGAGGCGACGACGACCTATCGGCGTGCCGACGGGCTGCAGTCAGCCACGTGGTTCTTCCTGACGCGCGTCGAGGTGGCCGCGCCGGCGGACGCCGGCGTCATCGTCGCGCTCGGCGACTCGATCACCGACGGCACCGCCTCGGGCCTCGACGCCAACCACCGGTGGCCGGACTATCTGGCCCGCCGCCTCACCGCCGCGGGGGCGCGTGTGGCCGTACTCAATGCCGGTATCGGCGGCAACCGGCTGCTCAACGAGGGGAACGGTCCGTCGGCCCTGGCACGCTTCGATCGTGACGTCATCGCGCAGCCCGGTGTGACGGCGGTGATCGTGCTCGAGGGCATCAACGACATCGGCCAGGCACGCCAGAGTCCGTCGCCGGCGGCCGCCGATCTCATCGCTGCGCACCAGCAGATCATCGCTCGCGCCCACGCTCACGGTCTTCGCGTCTACGGCGCCACTCTGACGCCGTTCGAGGGGGCCGCCTATTGGACGCCCGAAGGAGAGGCCAAGCGGCGCCAACTGAATGAGTGGATCCGCGGCGGCCAGGGGTACGACGCGGTCTTCGACTTCGACGCGGCCGTGCACGATCCCGCCCAGCCCACGAAGACACTGCTGCGATTCGACGCCGGCGATCATCTGCATTTGAATGCAGCGGGCTACGAAGCCGTCGCCGGGACGATCGACCTCGCGGTGTTCGCCTCGCGGCCAGTCAGCGTCCGGTAA
- a CDS encoding ABC transporter permease — MNAFLQDLRYALRALRRTPALSAVIVASLAIGIGANTATFSVVNALLLQPLPYPDPNRLAMLWLRSPGISIPQDWPSPGQFIDVRSENRSFEEMSISQGRDGTILTRDEAIRVEGLRTSSTLFHLLGAKPLFGRLLRADEDAPGKPPVVILSYGFWKRAFNADPNVVGTSITLNGFGQGGGDAKNLFEVAGVLRPEFLMDAEIMPTVASIQRMDVFVPLPLGADAVTRRGDENYNLMARLKAGVTMTQARDDVAAIAARIRDKDKRDRSFTIDVVPLVESVVGDVRVAVLVVLGSVALVLLIACANVANLLLTRATSRQKEIAVRTALGASWTRLVRQLLTESLLLGLLGGTAGLAIAEAALRVVRTINPGNIPRLEAIALDATVLAFTFIVSIATGVLFGLAPALRAARVDLNTSLKAGGRNAQGEGGFGSSRRRLRSLLVVAEVAISLMLLIGAGLLVRSFIRLQQVSPGFDPEGVISMRIGSRAHPFDNRDQAIAFYRTAGAALAAVPGVVSWGAVTALPFTSSVGWGGINVEGWTPRPGEELQVDQRGATSAYFTTMRIPLVQGRFFTDADLQQNAQPVTIIDEKFARRFWPAGDALGKHVWSGDPKAPKPVVVGVVGTVKQYGLDVDGRLVVYRPSAWSGYQVARTASSDPASIARDMVRKLHEIDPTITVFDVQTMAQRMSASMARQRFSTLMLGAFAAFALILAIVGVYGVMSHLVAQGAHDIGVRMALGAERARILRMVMRQGLELTIAGSVIGLLGAAALTRVMASLLFGISTTDAVTFSAIPLVLVVTAAIASYVPALRATRVDPVVALRDE; from the coding sequence ATGAACGCCTTCCTTCAAGACCTTCGCTACGCACTCCGCGCGCTGCGCCGCACGCCGGCCCTGTCGGCGGTGATCGTCGCCTCGCTTGCCATCGGCATCGGCGCCAATACCGCGACCTTCAGCGTCGTCAACGCGCTGCTGCTCCAGCCGCTGCCGTATCCCGATCCGAACCGGCTGGCCATGCTGTGGCTGCGGTCGCCCGGCATCAGCATCCCGCAGGACTGGCCGTCGCCCGGACAGTTCATCGACGTGCGCAGCGAGAATCGATCGTTCGAAGAGATGTCGATTTCGCAGGGACGCGACGGCACGATTCTGACGCGTGACGAGGCGATCCGCGTCGAGGGGCTGAGAACCTCGTCGACGCTGTTCCATCTGCTCGGTGCCAAGCCCCTCTTCGGCCGGCTGCTGCGTGCCGACGAGGACGCGCCGGGCAAGCCGCCGGTCGTCATCTTGAGCTACGGCTTCTGGAAGCGGGCGTTCAATGCCGATCCGAACGTGGTCGGCACCAGCATCACCCTCAATGGGTTCGGCCAGGGCGGCGGCGACGCGAAGAACCTGTTCGAAGTCGCCGGGGTGCTGCGGCCGGAGTTTTTGATGGACGCCGAGATCATGCCGACGGTGGCGAGCATCCAGCGGATGGACGTGTTCGTGCCGCTGCCGCTCGGTGCCGACGCCGTGACGCGCCGCGGCGACGAGAACTACAACCTGATGGCGCGGCTGAAGGCCGGCGTCACGATGACGCAGGCGAGAGACGACGTGGCGGCGATCGCGGCGCGGATCAGGGACAAGGACAAGCGCGATCGCAGCTTCACCATCGACGTCGTCCCGCTCGTGGAGTCCGTCGTCGGCGACGTCCGCGTCGCGGTGCTGGTCGTGCTCGGATCGGTGGCGCTGGTGCTGCTCATCGCGTGCGCAAACGTGGCCAACCTGCTGCTGACGCGCGCGACGAGCCGGCAGAAGGAAATCGCGGTGAGAACCGCGCTCGGCGCGAGCTGGACGCGGCTCGTTCGGCAGCTCCTCACCGAGAGCCTGCTGCTCGGGCTTCTCGGCGGCACCGCCGGCCTGGCGATTGCCGAAGCGGCGCTGCGGGTCGTGCGTACGATCAATCCCGGCAACATTCCGCGGCTGGAGGCGATCGCGCTCGACGCGACGGTGCTCGCGTTCACGTTCATTGTCTCGATCGCCACCGGCGTGCTGTTCGGGCTGGCGCCGGCGCTGCGGGCGGCGCGCGTCGATCTCAACACGTCGCTCAAGGCGGGCGGCAGAAACGCGCAAGGAGAAGGCGGCTTCGGGAGCAGCCGTCGGCGGCTGCGGAGTCTCCTCGTCGTGGCGGAGGTCGCGATCTCGCTGATGCTGCTGATCGGTGCCGGGCTGCTGGTCCGCAGCTTCATCCGTCTGCAGCAGGTGTCGCCGGGTTTCGATCCCGAGGGCGTCATTTCGATGCGGATCGGCTCGCGGGCGCATCCCTTCGACAATCGCGACCAGGCGATCGCGTTCTATCGCACGGCCGGCGCCGCGCTGGCGGCCGTGCCCGGCGTCGTCTCGTGGGGCGCCGTCACGGCGCTGCCGTTCACGTCATCGGTCGGCTGGGGCGGCATCAATGTCGAGGGCTGGACGCCGCGGCCCGGCGAAGAACTGCAAGTGGATCAACGCGGCGCCACCTCCGCCTATTTCACGACGATGAGGATTCCGCTCGTCCAGGGGCGTTTCTTCACCGACGCCGATCTGCAGCAGAACGCGCAGCCGGTGACGATCATCGACGAGAAGTTCGCGCGGCGGTTCTGGCCGGCTGGCGACGCGCTCGGCAAGCACGTGTGGAGCGGCGATCCCAAAGCCCCCAAGCCGGTCGTCGTCGGGGTCGTCGGCACGGTGAAGCAGTACGGCCTCGACGTCGACGGGCGGCTGGTCGTCTATCGTCCAAGCGCGTGGAGCGGGTATCAGGTCGCCCGCACCGCGTCATCGGATCCCGCGTCAATCGCGCGCGACATGGTCCGCAAGCTGCACGAGATCGATCCGACCATCACCGTCTTCGACGTGCAGACGATGGCGCAGCGGATGTCGGCGTCGATGGCGCGGCAACGGTTTTCGACGCTGATGCTGGGCGCCTTTGCGGCGTTTGCACTGATCCTGGCGATCGTCGGCGTCTACGGCGTGATGTCGCATCTGGTCGCGCAGGGAGCGCACGACATCGGCGTGCGTATGGCGCTCGGCGCCGAGCGCGCGCGCATCCTGCGGATGGTGATGCGCCAGGGACTCGAGCTCACGATCGCCGGGAGTGTCATCGGCCTGCTGGGCGCCGCCGCGCTTACGCGGGTGATGGCGAGCCTGCTGTTCGGCATCAGCACGACCGACGCCGTCACGTTTTCGGCGATTCCGCTGGTGCTCGTTGTGACCGCTGCCATCGCCAGCTACGTTCCGGCCTTGCGCGCAACGCGCGTCGATCCGGTCGTCGCTCTGAGGGACGAGTAG
- a CDS encoding c-type cytochrome, with product MPDDRRRGATAAALTALAIAAAGVLSQAGTGAQQPSPAADLAWRVPDADALPAGLWKDTVLYGRQLFANTPSLIGPEAADGGMRYAGNNLSCQSCHLLAGTQAFALPMVGVYAAFPAYMARENEVRTIEDRIEGCLERSMNGRALPPDGREMRAIVAYVQFLSTGVPVGRSADGRSTPVLPYLDRAADSVRGRTVYDATCVACHQPDGQGLRKGRPGDAAGYLYPPLWGPDSFNDGAGMHRLISSASYIRANMPFGTTYRTPVLSVEDAWDVAAFINSQARPARAHLELDYPDRSKKPVDAPFPPFADPFSLEQHRLGPFKPMLELRQ from the coding sequence ATGCCGGATGATCGGCGCCGCGGCGCGACGGCCGCGGCCCTGACGGCGCTGGCGATCGCCGCGGCGGGCGTCCTGTCGCAGGCGGGCACCGGCGCGCAGCAACCGTCGCCGGCGGCCGACCTCGCGTGGCGCGTGCCGGACGCCGACGCGCTACCCGCCGGCCTCTGGAAGGACACCGTCCTCTACGGCCGCCAGCTGTTCGCGAACACGCCGTCGCTCATCGGCCCAGAGGCGGCTGACGGCGGGATGCGCTACGCGGGCAACAATCTCTCGTGCCAGAGCTGCCATCTGCTCGCCGGCACGCAGGCGTTCGCGCTGCCGATGGTCGGCGTCTATGCGGCGTTTCCCGCCTATATGGCGCGCGAGAACGAGGTGCGCACGATCGAGGATCGCATCGAAGGCTGCCTGGAGCGCAGCATGAACGGCCGCGCGCTGCCGCCGGATGGGCGCGAGATGAGGGCGATCGTCGCCTACGTGCAGTTCCTCAGCACCGGCGTCCCGGTCGGCCGGAGCGCGGACGGTCGAAGCACGCCCGTCCTGCCGTATCTCGATCGCGCCGCCGACAGCGTGAGGGGACGGACCGTCTATGACGCGACGTGCGTCGCGTGTCACCAGCCCGACGGCCAGGGGCTGCGCAAGGGAAGACCTGGCGACGCCGCCGGCTATCTGTATCCCCCGTTGTGGGGACCGGACAGCTTCAACGACGGCGCCGGCATGCACCGCCTCATCTCCTCGGCGAGCTACATCCGCGCCAACATGCCGTTCGGCACGACGTACCGGACGCCGGTGCTGAGCGTCGAGGACGCGTGGGACGTGGCGGCGTTCATCAACAGCCAGGCGCGTCCGGCACGCGCGCATCTCGAGCTCGACTATCCGGATCGATCGAAGAAGCCCGTCGATGCGCCGTTCCCGCCCTTTGCGGACCCCTTTTCTCTGGAGCAGCATCGTCTCGGCCCTTTCAAGCCGATGCTCGAGCTGCGGCAGTAG
- a CDS encoding methyltransferase, producing the protein MSGELSPEKILQTGLAFWPAKTLLSAVEIGVFTELAGGPAAFEALRARLGLHPRSARDFLDTLVALGLLQREGDRYANAPETDFFLDKRKPSYVGGILEMANHRLYPFWGHLTEAIRSGLPQNEVRSGGPAMFETLYSDPARLKEFLAAMSGISRGANMAIARALPWSGYRTFVDVGTAQGDLATQVARANPHLRGMGFDLPQVGPIFEEYVKAAGVADRLSFVPGSFFDNPLPEADVVMMGHILHDWDLPTKKMLIAKAYQALPAGGSLVVYEAIIDDDRSKNAFGLMMSLNMLIETPGGFDYTGANCAGWMKDAGFTKTRVEPLVGPDSMVVAIK; encoded by the coding sequence ATGAGCGGAGAACTGTCACCCGAAAAAATCCTGCAGACCGGCCTGGCGTTCTGGCCGGCGAAGACACTTCTCAGCGCGGTCGAAATCGGCGTGTTCACCGAGCTTGCCGGCGGCCCCGCGGCGTTCGAGGCGCTGCGCGCCCGGCTCGGCCTGCACCCGCGATCGGCGCGCGATTTCCTCGATACGCTCGTCGCGCTCGGCTTGCTTCAACGCGAGGGCGATCGCTACGCGAATGCACCGGAGACGGATTTCTTCCTCGACAAGCGGAAGCCGTCGTACGTGGGCGGCATCCTCGAGATGGCGAACCACCGCCTGTATCCGTTCTGGGGCCATCTCACAGAGGCCATCCGCAGCGGCCTGCCCCAGAACGAGGTGAGGAGCGGCGGTCCCGCCATGTTCGAGACGCTCTACTCGGATCCGGCGAGGCTGAAAGAATTCCTCGCCGCGATGAGCGGCATCAGCCGCGGCGCCAACATGGCGATCGCGCGCGCGCTGCCGTGGAGCGGCTACCGCACGTTCGTCGACGTCGGCACGGCGCAGGGCGATCTCGCGACCCAGGTGGCGCGGGCCAATCCACACCTGCGCGGCATGGGCTTCGACCTGCCGCAGGTCGGGCCGATCTTCGAGGAGTACGTCAAGGCCGCCGGCGTCGCCGATCGCCTCTCGTTCGTGCCGGGCAGCTTCTTCGACAATCCGCTGCCCGAAGCGGACGTCGTGATGATGGGACACATCCTGCACGATTGGGATCTGCCGACGAAGAAGATGCTGATCGCCAAGGCCTACCAGGCACTGCCGGCCGGCGGCAGCCTTGTCGTCTACGAGGCGATCATCGACGACGACCGATCGAAGAACGCATTCGGCCTGATGATGAGCCTCAACATGCTGATCGAGACGCCGGGCGGCTTCGACTACACGGGCGCCAACTGCGCCGGCTGGATGAAGGACGCCGGTTTCACCAAGACCCGGGTCGAGCCGCTCGTCGGCCCCGATTCGATGGTCGTCGCGATCAAGTAG